A single genomic interval of Microbacterium oleivorans harbors:
- a CDS encoding FAD-binding and (Fe-S)-binding domain-containing protein produces the protein MLAHPLSDPDVSALTAALGDAGSVSTRALDRVAQASDASHVLLTPSAIATADDADAVARLLRAASERRMPVTFRSGGTSLSGQSATDGLLVDVRRGFRRVDVLDGGRRVRAQPGATVRQVNTRLARHGYRLGPDPASEAACTIGGVVSNNSSGMACGTVENTYRTLESLVFVLPSGTVVDTAAPDADARLRAAEPDLVAGLERLRRRVISNPASVAIIERSFSMKNTMGYGVNAFLDHDSPAELLAHLLVGSEGTLAFVAEATYRTVAIRPRIATTLAVFRDLEAATRALPDLVDGGAATLELMDATSLRVGQGLRDAPDAIRGFTVEDHAALLIEYHAGSDDELDALIAGGARLLAAQPLLAPAALSSDVAARAAAWKLRKGLYASVAGARPSGTTALLEDIVVPVPALATTCGALQELFARYDYRDSVIFGHAKDGNIHFMLTDRFETDDQLARYAGFTEAMVDLVLAAGGNLKAEHGTGRVMAPYVRRQYGDELYDVMMQLKRLCDPAGILNPGVIIDDDPAAHLKNIKLAETVEAEVDRCVECGYCEPVCPSKDLTLTPRQRIVARRAIARAEAAGDGPLVAELERDYDYAGIDTCAVDGMCQTACPVLINTGSLVKRLRREGASPGADAAWAGAARGWGAVTRAASTALSVADRVPAAAVTAVTDVGRAVVGADTLPRYDADLPRGGRARGRLGSHVGPSGAEPAAVFLPACVNTMFGPADTGTATGAGPGIGATEAFRRLAERAGVALVVPNGVDGLCCSTPWTSKGHAPGREVMSSRVVAAVRSASRDGVLTVVTDASSCTEGFVHLLSDAGVSVRVEDAVAFAQRELLPRLALPAPRIATLALHPTCSSAQLGLDPALRSLAASVAREVVVPDAWGCCAYAGDRGMLHPELTASATAAEAAEVVALGAEAHASCNRTCELGMTRATGAPYRHVLELLEEATRP, from the coding sequence ATGCTGGCCCACCCTCTGTCCGATCCGGACGTCTCGGCGCTGACGGCGGCGCTCGGCGACGCCGGATCGGTGTCGACGCGGGCGCTCGACCGCGTCGCTCAGGCCTCCGACGCGTCGCACGTGCTCCTCACCCCGAGCGCGATCGCGACGGCCGACGACGCCGACGCGGTCGCACGTCTGCTGCGCGCGGCCTCGGAGCGGCGGATGCCGGTGACCTTCCGCTCCGGCGGCACGAGCCTGTCCGGGCAGAGCGCGACCGACGGGCTGCTGGTCGACGTGCGCCGCGGGTTCCGGCGCGTCGACGTGCTCGACGGCGGCCGACGCGTCCGTGCGCAGCCCGGTGCCACGGTGCGCCAGGTGAACACGCGCCTCGCCCGCCACGGGTACCGCCTGGGCCCCGACCCGGCCAGCGAAGCGGCCTGCACGATCGGCGGGGTCGTCAGCAACAACTCCAGCGGTATGGCGTGCGGCACCGTCGAGAACACCTATCGCACCCTCGAGTCCCTCGTCTTCGTGCTCCCCTCCGGCACCGTCGTCGACACCGCCGCGCCCGACGCCGACGCCCGGCTCCGCGCGGCCGAGCCCGACCTCGTCGCCGGCCTCGAACGACTCCGACGCCGGGTGATCTCGAACCCGGCGAGCGTCGCGATCATCGAACGCTCCTTCTCGATGAAGAACACGATGGGCTACGGCGTCAACGCCTTCCTCGACCACGACTCCCCCGCCGAGCTGCTCGCCCACCTCCTCGTCGGCAGCGAGGGCACGCTCGCCTTCGTCGCCGAGGCCACCTACCGCACCGTTGCGATCCGCCCGCGCATCGCGACCACCCTCGCGGTCTTCCGCGACCTCGAGGCGGCCACCCGCGCCCTGCCCGACCTCGTCGACGGCGGCGCGGCCACGCTCGAGCTCATGGACGCCACCAGCCTCCGCGTCGGTCAAGGCCTGCGCGATGCACCCGACGCCATCCGAGGGTTCACCGTCGAGGACCACGCGGCACTGCTCATCGAGTACCACGCCGGCTCCGACGACGAGCTCGATGCGCTCATCGCGGGCGGGGCTCGGCTCCTCGCCGCGCAGCCCCTCCTCGCCCCGGCCGCGCTGTCGAGCGACGTCGCCGCTCGCGCGGCCGCGTGGAAGCTCCGCAAGGGCCTCTACGCCTCGGTGGCCGGAGCACGACCGAGCGGTACGACGGCCCTGCTCGAGGACATCGTCGTCCCCGTCCCCGCCCTCGCGACGACCTGCGGGGCGCTGCAGGAGCTGTTCGCGCGCTACGACTACCGCGACAGCGTGATCTTCGGCCACGCCAAGGACGGCAACATCCACTTCATGCTGACCGACCGGTTCGAGACCGACGACCAGCTGGCGCGCTACGCGGGCTTCACCGAGGCCATGGTCGACCTGGTGCTCGCCGCGGGCGGCAACCTCAAGGCCGAGCACGGCACCGGGCGCGTGATGGCGCCCTACGTGCGGCGCCAGTACGGCGACGAGCTCTACGACGTGATGATGCAGCTCAAGCGGCTGTGCGACCCCGCCGGCATCCTGAATCCGGGCGTGATCATCGACGACGACCCCGCAGCCCACCTGAAGAACATCAAGCTCGCCGAGACGGTCGAGGCCGAGGTCGATCGCTGCGTCGAGTGCGGCTACTGCGAACCCGTCTGTCCGAGCAAGGACCTCACCCTCACGCCGCGCCAGCGGATCGTGGCGCGGCGCGCGATCGCGCGGGCGGAAGCCGCCGGCGACGGACCGCTCGTGGCCGAGCTCGAGCGGGATTACGACTACGCGGGCATCGACACCTGTGCCGTCGACGGCATGTGCCAGACGGCGTGTCCGGTGCTGATCAACACCGGCTCCCTCGTCAAGCGACTGCGGCGCGAAGGGGCGAGCCCCGGCGCCGACGCGGCCTGGGCGGGCGCCGCGCGCGGCTGGGGCGCCGTGACACGGGCGGCGTCGACCGCCCTGAGCGTGGCGGATCGGGTTCCCGCGGCCGCCGTCACCGCGGTCACCGATGTCGGTCGCGCCGTCGTGGGAGCCGACACGCTGCCCCGGTACGACGCCGACCTCCCCCGAGGCGGACGCGCCCGGGGCCGTCTCGGGTCGCACGTCGGCCCATCGGGCGCCGAGCCCGCCGCGGTGTTCCTCCCGGCGTGCGTGAACACGATGTTCGGCCCGGCCGACACCGGAACCGCCACCGGCGCGGGCCCGGGCATCGGGGCGACCGAGGCCTTCCGCCGGCTGGCCGAGCGTGCCGGCGTGGCGCTCGTGGTGCCGAACGGCGTCGACGGGCTGTGCTGCAGCACGCCGTGGACATCGAAGGGCCACGCCCCCGGGCGCGAGGTCATGTCGTCACGCGTCGTCGCGGCCGTGCGATCGGCGAGTCGAGACGGCGTGCTGACGGTCGTGACGGACGCCTCGAGCTGCACCGAGGGCTTCGTCCATCTCCTCTCCGACGCGGGCGTGAGCGTGCGCGTCGAGGACGCCGTCGCGTTCGCGCAGCGCGAGCTGCTCCCCCGCCTCGCGCTGCCGGCGCCGCGGATCGCCACCCTCGCGCTGCATCCCACGTGCTCGTCGGCGCAGCTCGGACTCGACCCCGCCCTGCGCTCGCTCGCCGCGAGCGTGGCGCGGGAGGTCGTGGTGCCCGACGCCTGGGGCTGCTGCGCCTACGCGGGCGACCGCGGGATGCTGCATCCCGAGCTGACCGCCTCGGCCACCGCAGCCGAGGCGGCCGAGGTGGTCGCCCTGGGCGCCGAAGCCCACGCGTCGTGCAACCGCACGTGCGAGCTGGGCATGACCCGCGCGACGGGAGCTCCGTACCGCCACGTGCTCGAGCTGCTCGAGGAGGCCACGCGTCCGTGA
- a CDS encoding LacI family DNA-binding transcriptional regulator: MAVSVRDVAVAASVSVGTVSNVLNNPTRVSPEMVVRVQQAIADLGFVRNDAARQLRAGRSRSIGLVVLDIGNPFFAEVARGAETRAAESGMAVLLSASDENPARESAHLDLFREQRVNGVLVTPAGDDLDKLRALQTGGVPVVLVDREVADGTFASVAVDDVEGGYLAVAHLLARGRRRIAFVRGPVSIRQVADRLEGARRAVAEVADASLEEVAVPALSVLHGRAAGEALRERDERARVDAVFAANDLLAVGVLQAFSVLGRVRVPGDVALIGYDDIDFASATVVPLSSIRQPAHEIGYRAVDLLLKGLDAPDGDHERQVRFRPQLIVRDSTGG, from the coding sequence ATGGCAGTGAGCGTGCGGGATGTCGCGGTCGCGGCATCCGTGTCGGTGGGGACGGTCTCGAACGTCCTCAACAACCCGACGCGCGTCTCGCCCGAGATGGTCGTGCGCGTGCAGCAGGCGATCGCCGACCTCGGTTTCGTGCGCAACGACGCGGCGCGTCAGCTGCGCGCGGGGCGCAGCAGGTCGATCGGCCTCGTCGTGCTCGACATCGGCAACCCGTTCTTCGCCGAGGTCGCCCGCGGCGCCGAGACGCGCGCCGCCGAGAGCGGGATGGCCGTGCTGCTGAGCGCGAGCGACGAGAATCCCGCCCGCGAGTCCGCCCACCTCGACCTCTTCCGCGAGCAGCGTGTCAACGGCGTGCTCGTCACCCCCGCCGGCGACGACCTCGACAAGCTCCGCGCCCTGCAGACGGGCGGCGTGCCGGTCGTGCTCGTGGACCGCGAGGTCGCCGACGGCACCTTCGCGTCGGTCGCCGTCGACGACGTCGAGGGCGGGTACCTGGCGGTCGCGCACCTGCTCGCCCGCGGTCGCCGCCGGATCGCCTTCGTCCGCGGACCGGTGTCGATCCGTCAGGTGGCCGATCGCCTCGAGGGTGCCCGTCGAGCCGTCGCCGAGGTCGCGGACGCCTCGCTCGAAGAGGTCGCCGTGCCGGCGCTGTCGGTGCTGCACGGTCGCGCGGCCGGTGAGGCGCTGCGCGAGCGCGACGAGCGCGCACGCGTGGATGCCGTGTTCGCGGCGAACGACCTCCTCGCCGTCGGCGTGCTGCAGGCGTTCTCGGTGCTGGGCCGGGTACGGGTGCCGGGCGACGTCGCCCTCATCGGCTACGACGACATCGACTTCGCCTCGGCCACGGTCGTGCCGCTGAGCTCCATCCGCCAGCCCGCCCACGAGATCGGCTACCGCGCGGTCGATCTGCTCCTCAAGGGACTCGACGCCCCCGACGGCGACCACGAGCGCCAGGTGCGGTTCCGCCCGCAGCTCATCGTCCGCGACTCCACCGGCGGCTGA
- a CDS encoding L-rhamnose mutarotase, with product MTSASTQRVCFSLQVRPELLDEYIRRHTPVWPEMLAEIAASGRRSYSLFLAEGGRLIGYYEVDDDAAAQAYLAASPVAARWEAEMARFFVGLAGRPDQAATALTEVFNLHDQLAASAASTPTTDESDDAS from the coding sequence ATGACGAGCGCGTCTACCCAGCGGGTCTGCTTCTCGCTGCAGGTCCGCCCCGAACTGCTCGACGAGTACATCCGGCGTCACACGCCCGTGTGGCCCGAGATGCTCGCCGAGATCGCCGCGTCCGGACGCCGCAGCTACTCCCTCTTCCTCGCCGAGGGCGGTCGCCTCATCGGCTACTACGAGGTCGACGACGACGCGGCGGCGCAGGCCTACCTCGCCGCCTCCCCGGTCGCCGCCCGATGGGAGGCCGAGATGGCGCGCTTCTTCGTGGGCCTCGCGGGCCGGCCCGATCAGGCCGCCACCGCGCTGACCGAGGTCTTCAACCTGCACGACCAGCTGGCCGCATCGGCCGCATCCACCCCCACCACCGACGAAAGCGACGACGCATCGTGA
- the rhaI gene encoding L-rhamnose isomerase, with amino-acid sequence MSALSPDDFARLERQGIELPSWAFGNSGTRFRVFPTAGTPRDPFEKIADAAEVNRVTGLAPSVALHIPWDKVQDYSALRAHAEDLGVALGTINSNTFQDEDYKFGALTHEDDAIRRKAIDHHLECVDVMDATGSRDLKIWLAEGSNYPGQNDMRARQDRLADSLQQIYARLTGEQRLVLEYKFFEPSFYHTDVPDWGTSYVQVAALGERAMVCLDTGHHAPGTNIEFIVMQLLRLGKLGSFDFNSRFYADDDLIVGAADPFQLFRILVEVLRGGGFDNPDVVFMLDQCHNIEAKIPGQIRSVLNVQEMTARALLIDGDALAAARTANDVLGAQAVFMDAFYTDVRPALAEWRESRGLPADPMAAYAASGYQQKIEAERVGGTQAGWGA; translated from the coding sequence GTGAGCGCACTCTCCCCCGACGACTTCGCCCGGCTCGAGCGCCAGGGCATCGAACTCCCCAGCTGGGCGTTCGGAAACTCCGGCACCCGCTTCCGGGTCTTCCCGACCGCGGGGACTCCCCGCGACCCGTTCGAGAAGATCGCCGACGCGGCCGAGGTGAACCGCGTCACCGGACTCGCCCCGTCGGTCGCGCTGCACATCCCGTGGGACAAGGTCCAGGACTACAGCGCGCTCCGCGCCCACGCCGAAGACCTCGGCGTGGCCCTGGGCACCATCAACTCGAACACCTTCCAGGACGAGGACTACAAGTTCGGCGCCCTCACCCACGAAGACGACGCGATCCGCCGCAAGGCGATCGACCACCACCTCGAGTGCGTCGACGTCATGGACGCCACCGGCTCGCGCGACCTGAAGATCTGGCTGGCCGAGGGGTCGAACTACCCCGGCCAGAACGACATGCGCGCCCGCCAGGACCGCCTCGCCGACTCGCTCCAGCAGATCTACGCGCGCCTCACGGGCGAGCAGCGCCTGGTGCTCGAGTACAAGTTCTTCGAGCCGTCGTTCTACCACACCGACGTTCCCGACTGGGGCACGAGCTACGTGCAGGTCGCCGCCCTCGGCGAGCGCGCGATGGTGTGCCTCGACACCGGCCACCACGCCCCCGGCACGAACATCGAGTTCATCGTCATGCAGCTGCTGCGCCTCGGCAAGCTCGGCTCGTTCGACTTCAACTCGCGCTTCTACGCCGACGACGACCTCATCGTCGGCGCAGCCGACCCGTTCCAGCTGTTCCGCATCCTCGTCGAGGTGCTGCGCGGGGGCGGCTTCGACAACCCCGACGTGGTGTTCATGCTCGACCAGTGCCACAACATCGAGGCGAAGATCCCGGGGCAGATCCGTTCGGTCCTGAACGTGCAGGAGATGACGGCGCGCGCGCTGCTCATCGACGGCGACGCCCTCGCCGCCGCTCGCACCGCGAACGACGTGCTGGGAGCGCAGGCCGTGTTCATGGACGCCTTCTACACCGACGTCCGCCCGGCCCTCGCCGAGTGGCGAGAGTCGCGCGGCCTGCCCGCCGACCCGATGGCCGCGTACGCGGCATCCGGCTACCAGCAGAAGATCGAGGCCGAGCGCGTCGGCGGCACCCAGGCCGGCTGGGGCGCATGA
- a CDS encoding MFS transporter, translating into MSSAASARPARRPLSAWKATIAVAMSNYIEAGAIIALATSLTLWQEAFGFDDGVVGIVAALSANAFGAALGAAIGGPLCDRLGRKFIYTYDLIVFMIGALAVTFAPNLAVLLIGVILMGVAVGAGVPASWTYIAEEAPNEHRAAHVGTAQLAWSIGPAVGFLLAVVVGPLGLLGSRLIFFHLFVIAAVTWWVRRGLPESRRWKTEREASVAAGTRPSFFSGIVGLLTQPKNWGALAFLIGVYGLWNTVAGQAGIFQPRVYDAAGLHDPMQQNLLQVLVWSLTAAATYFGFMRYGDRVRRKWLYLAGATLGVVAWAVLIYAPPGLFSLLFFAVAWGVSAGIGAQAFYGLWTAELFATRYRASAQGVLFMLARVMVGLLSLVFPVLLSGLGLAGLGVIILGLLVAALLIGTIWAPDTEGKSLEDIEVERYGRREPAPAARGGR; encoded by the coding sequence ATGAGCAGCGCCGCCTCCGCACGTCCCGCGCGCCGACCGCTCAGCGCGTGGAAGGCGACCATCGCGGTCGCGATGTCGAACTACATCGAGGCGGGGGCCATCATCGCCCTCGCCACGAGCCTCACGCTCTGGCAGGAGGCGTTCGGCTTCGACGACGGCGTCGTCGGCATCGTGGCGGCGCTGTCCGCCAACGCGTTCGGAGCTGCGTTGGGCGCGGCCATCGGCGGGCCGCTGTGCGACCGCCTCGGCCGGAAGTTCATCTACACCTACGACCTCATCGTCTTCATGATCGGCGCGCTGGCCGTGACGTTCGCGCCGAACCTCGCCGTGCTGCTGATCGGGGTGATCCTCATGGGTGTCGCGGTGGGCGCCGGAGTGCCCGCCTCGTGGACCTACATCGCCGAGGAGGCGCCGAACGAGCACCGCGCGGCCCACGTCGGGACGGCGCAGCTGGCGTGGTCGATCGGCCCCGCGGTGGGCTTCCTGCTCGCCGTCGTCGTCGGCCCGCTCGGCCTGCTCGGTTCCCGGCTGATCTTCTTCCATCTCTTCGTGATCGCCGCCGTCACCTGGTGGGTGCGTCGCGGCCTGCCCGAGTCGCGCCGCTGGAAGACCGAGCGCGAGGCCTCGGTGGCCGCCGGCACCCGCCCGTCGTTCTTCTCGGGGATCGTCGGCCTGCTCACCCAGCCGAAGAACTGGGGCGCGCTGGCCTTCCTCATCGGCGTCTACGGCCTGTGGAACACCGTCGCCGGCCAGGCCGGCATCTTCCAGCCCCGCGTCTACGACGCCGCCGGCCTCCACGACCCGATGCAGCAGAACCTCCTGCAGGTGCTGGTGTGGAGCCTGACGGCGGCCGCGACCTACTTCGGCTTCATGCGCTACGGCGACCGGGTGCGCCGCAAGTGGCTGTACCTCGCCGGAGCGACGCTCGGCGTCGTGGCGTGGGCCGTGCTGATCTACGCCCCGCCGGGACTGTTCTCGCTGCTGTTCTTCGCGGTCGCGTGGGGCGTATCGGCCGGTATCGGCGCCCAGGCCTTCTACGGCCTGTGGACCGCCGAGCTGTTCGCCACCCGCTACCGCGCGAGCGCCCAGGGCGTGCTCTTCATGCTCGCCCGTGTCATGGTGGGCCTGCTCAGCCTCGTCTTCCCCGTGCTCCTGTCGGGGCTCGGCCTCGCCGGGCTCGGAGTCATCATCCTGGGCCTGCTCGTGGCGGCGCTGCTCATCGGAACGATCTGGGCGCCCGACACCGAGGGCAAGTCGCTCGAGGACATCGAGGTCGAGCGCTACGGCCGACGCGAGCCCGCTCCGGCCGCTCGGGGCGGGCGATGA
- a CDS encoding alpha/beta hydrolase, with protein sequence MSAAPEPVAAADGLVRVYPAAQPTGGGLVWMHGGGFAHGDLDMPESDAVARGLAARGTTVVSVDYRLAAVGGSDNRYPAASDDVLRAWEWTRDNAERWGVDRLAIGGASAGANLAAGATLRLIAAERALPELVVLAYPTLLAVQPAPGLALRAALDAHPEHDRFGTDVVRTMYENYLGTSVIGAPIAAVPALASAAELAQFPPVLMINSEIDELSVSGEVFAATLRSAGRPIDLVVEPGTDHGHLNRPELPGADASIGRIADRLDALTASAPTAS encoded by the coding sequence ATGAGCGCGGCGCCGGAGCCGGTCGCGGCAGCCGACGGTCTCGTGCGCGTGTACCCGGCGGCCCAGCCGACCGGTGGCGGCCTCGTCTGGATGCACGGCGGCGGCTTCGCCCACGGCGACCTCGACATGCCCGAATCGGATGCCGTCGCACGCGGCCTCGCCGCGCGCGGCACGACCGTCGTCTCGGTGGACTACCGCCTGGCGGCCGTCGGCGGCAGCGACAACCGCTACCCCGCGGCATCCGACGATGTGCTCCGCGCCTGGGAATGGACCCGCGACAACGCCGAACGGTGGGGCGTCGACCGACTCGCGATCGGCGGCGCGAGCGCCGGCGCGAACCTGGCCGCCGGTGCGACGCTGCGCCTGATCGCCGCCGAGCGCGCGCTGCCCGAGCTCGTCGTCCTGGCGTACCCGACGCTGCTCGCGGTGCAGCCGGCTCCGGGCCTCGCGCTCCGCGCCGCCCTCGACGCCCACCCGGAGCACGATCGCTTCGGGACCGACGTCGTGCGCACGATGTACGAGAACTACCTGGGCACCTCGGTCATCGGAGCCCCGATCGCCGCCGTGCCCGCACTCGCGTCCGCCGCCGAGCTCGCGCAGTTCCCTCCGGTCCTCATGATCAACAGCGAGATCGACGAGCTCAGCGTCTCGGGCGAGGTCTTCGCCGCCACGCTGCGCTCGGCCGGACGCCCCATCGACCTCGTCGTCGAGCCCGGCACCGACCACGGCCACCTCAACCGGCCCGAGCTTCCCGGCGCAGACGCGTCGATCGGCCGCATCGCCGACCGGCTCGACGCTCTGACCGCCTCCGCCCCGACCGCATCCTGA
- a CDS encoding bifunctional aldolase/short-chain dehydrogenase, whose product MTSAAAADLIARSNRLGSDPKNTNYAGGNTSAKGTDIDPVTGEPVELLWVKGSGGDLGTLKPEGLAVLRLDRMRALVDVYPGLEREDEMVAAFDYCLHGKGGAAPSIDTAMHGLVDAAHVDHLHPDAGIAIATAADGEQLTPAIFGEKVVWVPWRRPGFQLGLDIAEIKAQNPQAIGCILGGHGITAWGDTSDEAEANSLWIIETAQRYIDEHGAADPFGGIRAGFTALPGDERRARAAALAATVRGIASTDRPMVGHYTDSDVVLDFLASEKAAALAELGTSCPDHFLRTKVKPLILDLPATASVDEQIARLHELHAAYRADYQAYYDAHADAGSPAIRGADPLIVLVPGVGMFSYGANKQTARVAGEFYVNAINVMRGAEALSTYAPISDAEKFRIEYWALEEAKLQRMPKPKSHQGRIAFVTGAASGIGKAIATRLAAEGACVVVADLDLEKAQAAAAELGGTDVAIGVAANVADAAGVQAAIDATLLAFGGIDLVVNNAGLSLSKPLLETTEKDWDLQHDVMAKGSFLVSKAAAKALIEQKLGGDVIYISSKNSVFAGPNNIAYSATKADQAHQVRLLAVELGEHGVRVNGINPDGVVRGSGIFAAGWGANRAATYGVDEKDLGQFYANRTILKREVVPENVADAVYVLTGPELSRTTGLHIPVDSGVAAAFLR is encoded by the coding sequence ATGACCTCCGCCGCAGCCGCCGACCTCATCGCGCGCAGCAACCGCCTGGGCTCCGACCCGAAGAACACCAACTACGCCGGAGGCAACACCTCCGCCAAGGGCACCGACATCGACCCCGTCACCGGCGAGCCGGTCGAGCTGCTGTGGGTGAAGGGCTCGGGCGGCGACCTCGGAACGCTCAAGCCGGAAGGCCTGGCGGTGCTCCGTCTCGATCGGATGCGCGCGCTCGTCGACGTCTACCCGGGCCTGGAGCGCGAGGACGAGATGGTCGCCGCGTTCGACTACTGCCTGCACGGCAAGGGCGGCGCAGCACCCTCGATCGACACCGCGATGCACGGCCTCGTCGACGCCGCCCACGTCGACCACCTGCACCCGGACGCCGGCATCGCCATCGCGACCGCCGCCGACGGCGAACAGCTGACCCCGGCGATCTTCGGCGAGAAGGTCGTGTGGGTGCCGTGGCGCCGTCCCGGCTTCCAGCTCGGCCTCGACATCGCCGAGATCAAGGCGCAGAATCCGCAGGCGATCGGATGCATCCTCGGCGGGCACGGCATCACGGCGTGGGGCGACACCTCCGACGAGGCCGAGGCGAACAGCCTGTGGATCATCGAGACGGCGCAGCGCTACATCGACGAGCACGGCGCGGCCGACCCGTTCGGCGGCATCCGCGCCGGTTTCACGGCTCTGCCCGGCGACGAGCGCCGCGCCCGCGCCGCCGCCCTCGCCGCGACGGTCCGCGGCATCGCCTCGACCGACAGGCCGATGGTCGGCCACTACACCGACTCGGACGTGGTGCTCGACTTCCTCGCGTCCGAGAAGGCGGCCGCCCTCGCAGAGCTCGGCACGAGCTGCCCCGACCACTTCCTGCGGACCAAGGTCAAGCCCCTCATCCTCGATCTGCCGGCCACGGCCTCGGTCGACGAGCAGATCGCCCGGCTCCACGAGCTGCACGCCGCCTACCGCGCGGACTACCAGGCGTACTATGACGCCCACGCCGACGCCGGCTCCCCCGCCATCCGCGGCGCCGATCCGCTGATCGTCCTCGTTCCGGGCGTGGGGATGTTCTCGTACGGTGCGAACAAGCAGACCGCGCGCGTCGCGGGCGAGTTCTACGTCAACGCCATCAACGTCATGCGCGGCGCCGAGGCGCTGTCGACCTACGCGCCGATCTCGGACGCCGAGAAGTTCCGCATCGAGTACTGGGCGCTCGAGGAGGCGAAGCTGCAGCGGATGCCGAAGCCGAAGTCCCACCAGGGACGCATCGCCTTCGTCACGGGGGCGGCATCCGGCATCGGCAAGGCCATCGCCACCCGTCTCGCGGCCGAGGGCGCGTGCGTCGTCGTCGCCGACCTCGACCTCGAGAAGGCGCAGGCCGCGGCGGCCGAGCTCGGCGGCACCGACGTCGCCATCGGCGTCGCGGCCAACGTCGCCGACGCCGCGGGCGTCCAGGCCGCGATCGACGCGACCCTCCTCGCCTTCGGCGGCATCGACCTCGTCGTCAACAACGCCGGGCTTTCGCTCTCCAAGCCGCTGCTCGAGACCACCGAGAAGGACTGGGACCTGCAGCACGACGTGATGGCCAAGGGCTCGTTCCTCGTGTCGAAGGCCGCGGCGAAAGCGCTCATCGAGCAGAAGCTCGGCGGCGACGTGATCTACATCTCGTCGAAGAACTCCGTCTTCGCGGGCCCGAACAACATCGCGTACTCGGCGACGAAGGCCGATCAGGCCCACCAGGTGCGACTGCTCGCGGTCGAGCTCGGCGAGCACGGCGTGCGGGTCAACGGCATCAACCCCGACGGCGTCGTGCGCGGCTCGGGCATCTTCGCCGCCGGCTGGGGCGCCAACCGCGCCGCGACCTACGGCGTCGACGAGAAGGACCTCGGCCAGTTCTACGCCAACCGCACGATCCTCAAGCGCGAGGTCGTGCCCGAGAACGTCGCCGACGCGGTGTACGTCCTCACCGGCCCCGAGCTCTCGCGCACGACGGGCCTGCACATCCCCGTCGACTCCGGCGTGGCCGCGGCCTTCCTGCGATGA